Below is a genomic region from Brassica rapa cultivar Chiifu-401-42 chromosome A08, CAAS_Brap_v3.01, whole genome shotgun sequence.
CATTGATTTTGAAatactaattaaattttaagaaCAACTGAAAACACATTAATTATATGTTAATCTATTAGAACTGAGTTTTAAAGTTGAGTCGGATCACCGGTTTTATCGGATTTTTGCCGGTTTTATCGGTTTTTTGCCGGTTTTATCGGTTTTTTGCCGGTTTTACCGGTTTTGTTCAAATCCGGGTTTCAAACTGAACCGGACTCGGCTTCTTCAACGAGTCATTGTTGGTTCGACTATAAACTATCTTTTCATAGAACAAAATCGAGGTGATATTTGTCGGAAATAAAGAACTTGGAAAGATATTGTATCGTTTGGACATAAACTAAACCATAAAAACCCACCAAACCTTTTGTTTTTCCAAGAACGGCAAAGAATAATACGTTACATTTTGTGGAATTGGGCCCTTTGAGTCTCAAAATGGACACTACTAAATAAAAGACACCAAGCATTGCTGGATTATGGACACTACTAAAAGACACCATCCATCGGTCGGTCACTGTCTCACCAAACACACAACACATATATATACTTCATAAACAGAGCCATTGGATCACATCAATAGTATATTATCTATCTTTTAAACTTTGGAGAAAAGGATGAAGATGTTACCAGAAGCATGCGTGGCGAACATCCTCTCCTTCACAACTCCTGCAGATACGTTCTCGTCGGCGTCTATCTCCTCAGTTTTCAGACTTGCGGGAGACTCTGACTTCGTGTGGGAGAAGTTTCTACCCTCCGGTTACAGACGACTCATCTCTACATGGACGCATGGGAGTTTCTCCTCCAAAAAGGAGCTTTATCGATGTCTCTGTGAATCAGTTCTCATAGATAACGGCAGAAAGGTTCCTCCATCATTACAATAATAGTACCACTTTGGATAATTATATAAGAGCTTTTCTTGACTTGTGTAATGTTTCAAACTCAGATATTCAAGATTGATAAGCTATCTGGGAAGATAACGTATGTTCTGTCGGCAAGAGATCTTTCCATAACTTGGAGCGATCAACGACATTACTGGTCTTGGAGCCATCGATCAGATTCAAggtcatttttatttatctcaataAGTTTATTGTTAGTGCAAACACgttgattataatttttttataaaaatttatattagatTCTCAGAAGCGGTCCAACTTATAATGACGGACTGGTTAGAAGTAACCGGAAAAATCCAGACAGGAGCTTTATCACCGAACACGAGTTACGGAGCTTATCTTATCATGAAAGTGAGGGAGCGAGCTTATGGACTAGACTTAGTTCCGGCCGAGACTTGGGTAAAAGTGGGAAACGGGGGAAAGAAAATAGGCACGAGTTATCTAAGTTGCTTGGATGACAAGAAACAACTAATGAAGCGGCTATTTTACGGACATAGGGATCAGAGGACGGCCAAGAATGAGCCGAGGGTTAGAGGCGACGGATGGATGGAGATAGAGCTCGGCGAGTTCGAGACTGGAGGAGAAGGTGAGGAGCATGACAAGGAGGTTGTTATGAGTCTAACCGAAGTTAAAGGTTACCAGTTGAAAGGTGGGATTGTAATTGATGGGATCGAAGTCAGGCCTAAACGTTAAAAACTGAGTgccaaatattttgttaagtTGATAAATGGGtttatttgtgaaataaccaaaagaaaaaggaaaattagaTTTGTAGTAAGATGGGAGAGAGAGATACGAAGAGAAAGAAGGAAAGAGGATGATGGGGTTTTGgttatttaatgaattatagTTTTTTATAGGTTATTGTGTGTAATTTCCTTTGATAAATTGTCTGTAGTTTGGGTGAAAAATTATACGATGAGAAAATTATAATGTGTTGGCCAGTGATACAAATACAACTGATTGAATCATTCATTATTATTGAATTTAGAGTCTTATGATTGAATcattcattattattattgaacGTAGACTATGACTTGTCATCTGACAGAATAAGAAAAAAACCGTGAAATGGCATCAAGTCTTTTGGTTCGCAGTCGCATGGCGAGTTAATAAGTTATTGTAACATAAAGTTATTTTCGTTGACATCTCTGGTTTGCATGGCAAATTATTGTAAGCATATAAGAGATCCTTAAAAATATCTTATCAAATGTGTGGAAATTAATATTGAAATGTGGAAAATTAGGGAAAAGACGTGTGGGTTGTGTATGTTTAACAAATGAGTTCATGATGTGAGCAAATGTCGTCATTTTTTTTGGCATTACTTGAGGATGAGGACATTCTTACATCTTTTCGAACTTTTGGTGTCACCAAATCTTATTCACCTGGAGTACGttggtaaataaaaaaattattgttcaTGATATTGTGCAAGCACATGAATGTCTGTACTATCAAACGACACCTAATAACTAATTAGTAGGCATaagtttcaaacaaaaaaaaactaattagtaGGCACATTATGTTCCTAATTAGCTGTCATCTTTATACGTTTACTAGTTATTATTCGTACTGTTTCTTCAATAACTTTGATACgcattactattatttttatgatattaaAACTTGGATGATCTGgtgttcaaaaaattaaaaaactttgATGATTATACTATAACAGGACTAATTACAAACTATTACGTCGCAAATGATCTGATAGCAGTTTGCTTAGGATGTTCTGTTAGGAACATTTACCAAAATACTTAGAAACTGTAACCTTAGCTAAGGTTGATAACGTTCTCTCACAAAGCAAAAcaccaaaatatttcaaaacaGAAGGCTAAGGTTGATCCAAGACAAAAGCTCCATAAGTTTAGAGACGCATAAAAATTGAGATCATAATATATCTCCCCCCGAAAAGTGATCCACATGACATCTGCGTGCTCCTTCAATCCAGCCGTTCCATCTGCAGACAAAGCATGCAATACACATTTTAAACGTTTGCTTTTGTGTTCTTCGAAAATTGATTAAGCAGAGTCTCCACAAATCCTTTAATTGACTCGATGTAAGAGGGGAATAGTACCTTCCAGAGACCGTCGTTGAGGTAATGCATGTTGTCCACTCCGATTCCTTTGTTGATGCTCTTACTGTGAACAAATACACAAGCAAAACCAAATAAGACATGTCACAACACAAACATAGACCACATAGTCAGAAAACACTTGTACTAAACTAGCATCAACAAAGACCAACTCATAAAGAAATTGAACTTACATGTCCTTGGCTGACATTTTGGTGAAGCCTATTGCTAAGGCATGTTGCTTTCCTTCTGCATATATGGCCTAAACAAATACAGACTCATGGTTTAAGAACAAcgcaaacaaaaaaagaaagaaagatagcACCCTTAGAAAGAGTTCTTTTTGTGTGTTCATACCACTGGTCTTTCTGAGTCAACTTCTTCATCAAGAACGCCTCCAGGGGATGTAAGACCAGGACACATTATGTTTGCACCAGAGAAAACAAACTTTATTGCACCTCTATCAACTTGAAACCTCTGCATTATATTTGGGTCTGCAAAACTCCAAACATTCAAGTACCAAATTGACATTCTCGGCTAGCTgattaaaatcaaattttctttCTGTTGGTCTATATGTGAGATATACAGGAACAcagtatttttaaaaacattgctTACTTTTCTGGTAACAGTATATACTAAATTAATGTGCATGGCTAACCAACCATACATGGACCTTTGTTTATATAATTCAGTTGCATGAGCAAAGAAAACGAAACAACAGCTAAGAGAAATTAAATTCCAAATAAGTCATAAGAACTTTCTGAACTTTCTGAAATATTCACTCTATATCCAGTATTTGAACCACAGACAATATCTACTGCAGAACACAGTACAACTAACAGGTGATTATTTCATTTGTTAGACTAAAGACCAAGAGATGTTATACTGTGAAAACAAGAACATAAAGCATAGAGGGTGTGAAGAAAGAGTGAGGTTACATTGATGAAGAAGCCGCAGTGTTGGCATGTATGGCCCGTCCCGGATACAGAAGAAGAGGGGCACATTGTTGACAACAACTAGGGTAAGATGGTTTGGGCTGCACAAGAGATATAATCATTAATACTGCAAGTGAATAAAGAAAGTTCAGTAAACATAGAACTGATATATGATATGAGTTTGTTAGTTTACGAACCACTTCACTACAATGAGAGGAGACTTTTTGGGAAGTAGATCCTCCATCACTGTTTCAAGTCCCGGGTACTGCAACATTCAAACAACATAGAATCATAACACGTTTAAGATGGGATAAAAGACAGATAAAACAAGAGGTATACCTCATCTTGAATGCTCTGGCGAATCCTACGTTGAACTGAAGCCTTTACTTGGTTTTGCGATGAAACCTCCTCCAATGAAAACCTAAGTTGAAAAATAGTTAACATACCGTATACACAATAATAAATTGAATAGATCTAAAAAGCCAGTCCAAGTAAAAGACTCTCATAGAAAAAAATACCACCTAAACTTGActgtagcaaaaaaaaaaaaaaaacttatacacAACAGACTCAATAGGAAGGTGTAGCAATGCTACTGGAGAAACACATAACCATCAGTGATGGTTCTGAGATTAGGCTGTGTCCAGTAATGACTACAACTTAACAAAGACTACAACATAACAGGTATAAAAAATATTGCTGGTATTGCTTTACAACACTAAAGAATTCAATTGATTTcatgaaaatatcaaaataataataatgcttaagatacaaaaaaatggttttttaTAACAAAGGAGAGATGCTTACTTCTTAAACATGCTGGCTGATGGTAAGTTTAGGAGATTGGCAGCTGAAAAATAATCTGTGGGTAAAAATCGAAGTTGATAATTGAGATTTTTAGGACATAACTCAACAAGTAATCAGACAGGAACTGTCCGAACAGAACAGAGGAACTTACCGAGTGAGAGATATCGAATACGGTGTCACGTCGACAGAGACGGAGGATGAACTAATCTAGTGTTCCCGTTTTCTACCAAAACGACTGTGTTTTGAGATAACCTAAGGAAACGAACGAAAGACCCGCTGGTCCGGGCCCAATTGGATAACGCCCATATAGTAGCCCGAGACAGCCCAACTTTTCAAGGCCTGTAGAACTCAATAATGGGCTCACTACAACAATCTCCACCTTTGTCAAGAAATTAGATCCAACGGCTGACAGAGTTGGTAGGATTCATTTACGAACGTGACTCATCTAAACGGGCCTGTAACTGGGCCTGGATATTAAAAACCGGGTCAACCCGAAGTCCGGACCCATCATTTCATCTCTCCCAACTCCCAGAGCATCGCTAAATCCTCTGGTAATCCATTCTCCAACGAGTCCATTCTCTCGAGCTTTCGTTCTTTGACCATGGCGTCTTGCTTGCAAGCATCGATGAACTCTCTACTTCCACGCTCTTCTCCTCCTCTCTCTTTGAACTCGTCCGGGAGGAGAAACTCGAAGGCCTTTCGCGTCAAAGCCGCTGCCAAAATCCCTATGCCTCCGATTAACCCCAACGATCCTTTCCTCTCGAAGCTCGCTTCCGTCGCCGCGCAATCGCCCGAGAGACTTATCGCTCGGCCGTTAAACGCCGATACGCCGCCGTATCTTGACATCTTCGATTCGCCTCAGCTCATGTCTTCTCCTGCTCAGGTTGAACTCATCTCTTCCCAATTCCAATCCCTAGATGATGGATTCATAGGCTATTTGTACTCTAATCGTCAAGCCTTAAGCCTTATCTTCATTATCTTCATTATGTTCTTGAGTTTAGAAGTTAAACGGTGATTTATTCGAGACTGAGTTAATAGGATTTGATGAGATTGATAGTCGCTACATCGTTTGATTCGTTGCTTCATCATATCTGGTGACGGAATCTAATTGTTGAAATTAGGTTGAAAGATCGGTGGCGTATAACGAGCACAGGCCAAGGACTCCTCCACCAGACTTGCCATCTATGCTTCTTGACGGGAGAATTGTTTACATTGGCATGCCTGTAAGTGATTCTTTAGTGGGGGAATGTATAGATTGAGAGTAGTGTTGTGGTGCttactgaatttttttttaattttcagctCGTGCCGGCGGTTACTGAGCTGATTGTTGCTGAGCTGATGTATCTTCAGTGGCTGGATCCCAAGGAGCCTATTTACATTTACATCAACTCCACTGGGACTACTCGTGACGATGGCGAGACTGTGAGTTCTTGAACACATCTTGAATGATTTAGACTCTTTTTTTCTGAGTGTATCTAATTTTGGACTCTTGCAGGTTGGAATGGAATCAGAAGGTTTTGCGATATATGATTCTCTGATGCAGCTTAAAAACGAGGTAACGTTTATCTTTAAACTGCTTGTGAAATGCAAAAAATATAAGTACTAAGCCGTGAAAAAAAGAATCTTGAAcagttgtatatatattgtcttCGAAGTGTTTTTGTGTGAGCAGGTTGGTGGTTCTGACTTGTGCAGGTACATACAGTGTGTGTGGGAGCAGCTATAGGTCATGCATGTTTGTTACTTTCAGCGGGAACAAAGGGCAAACGGTTTATGATGCCACACTCCAAAGGTATGTATATGAGTGCATTCTGGTCTACTGGATTACGCATTCTTAATAATCAAGAGATTCTCAAATGTTTGAATAATATGTTGCAGCGATGATCCAGCAGCCTCGTGTTCCTTCTTCTGGGTTGATGCCAGCCAGTGATGTCCTGATTCGTGCCAAAGAGGTTTGATGTTTCTACACTACGTATCCTGGAATTCTATTTTCAACTGAGATATTTTCATGATGTTTTGCTTAAACGTTTCTCTTTTGAGCAATTGGCTCCAGAACATTAACCTTGAGTTGAAGAAACTGAGTTTCAGTACATCTCTCACGTTCCTGGTTGCAATTGCAGGTTATAACAAACAGGGATATACTTGTGGGACTACTAGCAAAGCACACTGGGAATGTGAGTGGATAACATTTCTTTCGCTTTATAACTTTGATGGAGGAACTTTTTGGCTGATTaaaaatcgttataatttgttattTAGTCCGTGGAGACTGTGGCTAACGTGATGAGAAGGCCATATTACATGGATGCATTAAAAGCTAAAGAATTTGGAGTCATTGACAAGGTAAGTTTAGGTGCTGTAAAGTACTATGTGGGGATATCTATTGGTTCTTAATCATAACATTATTCTttgatataaataatattttatagttaagaattttgttatAACTTGGTCTCCGTTGGACTGACACAAAAGTTTGTAACATTTTTGTCACCAGGTTCTTTGGCGTGGTCAAGAAAAGATTATTGCGGATGTGGTTCCTTCAGATGAATTCGATAAGAATGCTGGGATTAGAAGCGCAGAACGAGTTTAGTTTCAAATACTATTGCCTCAAATCTCTGTAAGTGACACGCTCAACTCTTTATCACTAGTCTTCATGTATAAGGGTAATATTCCTTGGTTAGTCATGAGTAGCTAGCCGTACTATCCTTTAATCACAGCTTTCCTTACAACCGGTTTATGCTATTAGAGAGCTAGCATGAAAAGTTAACATCTAGCAATCTGATTAGTCATCTAAACAGATGATCCGAAGATCTTATGGATAAGGAaatgttagtttcttttccatTTGAATACACTATGACATTGTTTGCTTCAACTCCTCTTTTGCAGGTTTCAGTGGAGAGCACTAAATAGAACTACAAACTGATCAAGTTCCTTGGCTGCGACTGTACTTGGTAAATTTCAATCATGCGATTAGAAGAAACATATTAAGATGTTCTTCAAAAACTATGTGATGAAGTTGTAATGTGTTTCAAAAGCCAAAGTAAATGCAAATGTTGAACTCCATCCTTTTGTTTTATCCCCTTCGATTTCAATTTTGG
It encodes:
- the LOC103836358 gene encoding ATP-dependent Clp protease proteolytic subunit-related protein 3, chloroplastic, encoding MASCLQASMNSLLPRSSPPLSLNSSGRRNSKAFRVKAAAKIPMPPINPNDPFLSKLASVAAQSPERLIARPLNADTPPYLDIFDSPQLMSSPAQVERSVAYNEHRPRTPPPDLPSMLLDGRIVYIGMPLVPAVTELIVAELMYLQWLDPKEPIYIYINSTGTTRDDGETVGMESEGFAIYDSLMQLKNEVHTVCVGAAIGHACLLLSAGTKGKRFMMPHSKAMIQQPRVPSSGLMPASDVLIRAKEVITNRDILVGLLAKHTGNSVETVANVMRRPYYMDALKAKEFGVIDKVLWRGQEKIIADVVPSDEFDKNAGIRSAERV
- the LOC103836357 gene encoding malignant T-cell-amplified sequence 1 homolog, with the translated sequence MFKKFSLEEVSSQNQVKASVQRRIRQSIQDEYPGLETVMEDLLPKKSPLIVVKCPNHLTLVVVNNVPLFFCIRDGPYMPTLRLLHQYPNIMQRFQVDRGAIKFVFSGANIMCPGLTSPGGVLDEEVDSERPVAIYAEGKQHALAIGFTKMSAKDIKSINKGIGVDNMHYLNDGLWKMERLD
- the LOC103836356 gene encoding F-box protein PP2-B15; translation: MKMLPEACVANILSFTTPADTFSSASISSVFRLAGDSDFVWEKFLPSGYRRLISTWTHGSFSSKKELYRCLCESVLIDNGRKIFKIDKLSGKITYVLSARDLSITWSDQRHYWSWSHRSDSRFSEAVQLIMTDWLEVTGKIQTGALSPNTSYGAYLIMKVRERAYGLDLVPAETWVKVGNGGKKIGTSYLSCLDDKKQLMKRLFYGHRDQRTAKNEPRVRGDGWMEIELGEFETGGEGEEHDKEVVMSLTEVKGYQLKGGIVIDGIEVRPKR